Part of the Benincasa hispida cultivar B227 chromosome 11, ASM972705v1, whole genome shotgun sequence genome, aatttaattttacagtgaaattctaaaaaaaaaaaaaaaggttttgaagactgttttttagtttttaaattggatttttgaaaacattcgaaaaaaattgataacaaaaccaaaaaaaaaaaaaaaaaattatgggtggaagctatatatatatatatattattaaaataaaaaacagaagATAATGAGGTCTTAcccatttaaataaaatcaccTTTTAACTACGCCCATTTGCAAAATTTTTGTTAAGAGTGGCTTTTAAATATTGCttgtatgaaaaaaatattaaacatttAAAGAACTTTTAAACATCTAGAAGTCCAAATTTGAGAAGAATAGATTCTCGGTGGCTTTATGATTGACGACCCATtccataaatatataaaatttaacatttttctttatgTCATAGTGTATTAGCACATTTTATAATGTATCGCATTTAAGATGATCATGCCTACCGTAGTCATAACCATAACGAGATGTTATCTCTATCGTGATCCCCACTTATTTTTATCCAACACAACAAAATAGATATGGCCTGACATTAGAGCTACAATAGACATGATCATCTTTAATTCGATATCTTATAAAATGTGATAGTGCACTTTAGGTTGGATTTTATACATTTGTGAAGACCGATCATTTTTCATAAAGACGTTTGTGAATAtaacatctatttttttttttaaaaaaaaaaactctaggtTCTATTTGGTTCTTAGATTTTCAAATGCTACgcatttagtccttaagttttgagttttgtttcaacttAGTAATGCTgtaattttacccttgagatttgagttCGTTTTAGTTTGGTCcttaggtttcaagattttacatttttaacctcaaatttttattaaatattcacTTTAAATAATTGAGgtaaatttctattaattaattaaaattgattatgttttgaaattttgaatttaatttaaaaaatgataaaaaaaatagtaaagtttaattaattatatttattttaatgatttttaatttattaacataaattaatattaagatagaaaatgagtatttagtgaacaATTGAGTTTAAAAATGTAAAGCTTGAGACTAGGTTGACAACGGGGCGGGACCGGGAGGGTCCCCCGTCCCCAGCCCCGTGGGGAAAATTCCCCCCATCCCCGCCATTTGAAGTGGGGGATGAGGGCGGGGATTCTCTATCGGAGAAACGGGTCCCCGCGGGCCCCATTCCCCGTTTCCGGCGGTGACTTTTGggcttaaatttagaatttatatatttaatattgggCTTACAACaagtctatagtatacattataaaacatacatataaataggttattttatatattataaattatatatttataaatattaaaatataattatataaaatcgGGATCGAGGCGGGATACCATCCCCGTCCCCgaaaaaattttctaatttgaccccatccccgCGGGAAATTTTGGAGACATagaaaccaaattgaaacaaaactcaatgtcaataataaaattataacatttttaaatttattatattgaaaccaaactcaaagaCTAGATGTATAACATTCTGAAAtttatgattaaaaatatatattttttttaaaaaaacatatatccAAATTTCAAAGTGGAAAAGATGCTATTTACTTTTGTAAAGAGagtgtactttttttttttaataaaaaaaaaactaaatttaaaataaatttaaaaataaaaaataaaaaaaataaaaaaaataaaaggcatTTCCAAGTCCCATCCCAACCGCGTCTCTTCTGGTCTTTTTCCGTGACTAAGAAGAGAGAGAtttgattcatcttcttcttcacccAATTCTGCACTTCCTCACTACTACTCTCCTTCACTTCACCCACCATTTTTCTCTACCAGAGCATGAACTTTGAACAACCAGAATCAGTagaacaagaagaacaagaagaagaagaagaaaaagaagacgacgacgacgacgacgacgaaGCCTTTTAGTTTACAGAGTGAAACCCAATTCTTCTATTCTTTCTCTATGGGCTGTTCTGCTTCCAGACCCATCACTTTCCCTTCCACTAACCctgaatcttcttcttcttcctctccccCCGTTTCCAGAGCTTTCTCTCTTCCCACTCCTCTCATTCACCATCCCCCCATCAGAGACGGCGACACGCACCATCTCGTTACTCTCACTTCAACCACCTACGGTTCTCTCCTTCTTATTGACCGCCCCAAGACGAATCCCTTGAAATTCTCCGGCGACCAAAACGCCGACCACTCTCATTCACCGGACACGCCTGATTCCGACCACGCATTGTCGCCGGATTCCGTCATCAATACATGGGAACTAATGGACGGCCTCGATGACGCCTTTGATTTCACTTCCGACGCCATTCCTAACCCCGACTTCGCGATTGAGAAAACCCCTTTCAAGTTCGTCGGATCGGGTAATTTCTTGGACAAATCGGTGGATTCTGCTGCGCCGTCTTCCTTGGTTAAGCCGCTTTGGCAGCATTTGTCTGAAGAAGCTCTCCTCGCGAAATTGGACCCTAATGTCGTTTTCAGTTACCGACGAGCTCTCTCTTCCCGGCAATTAGGCTCCAATGGCTACCGAAAAAACGTTAAATCAGTCGGTTCGAGTCCTATTTGTTCTTCATTCTCCAACAATTGGTTCCGTCTTCCCGGCGGAGAAGACAAAGTAGTAATCTACTTCACGAGCTTGAGAGGAATCCGAAAGACCTATGAGGATTGTTGTTCCATTCGTACAATCTTCAGGGGTTTCAGAGTTCCAGTGGATGAACGGGACATTTCCATGGATTCATCTTATAGAAAAGAGTTGCAGAGTGCAATTGGAGGGAAGACAGTGAGtttaccgcaagttttcataagGGGAAAATACATAGGTGGTGCTGAAGAAATCAAACAGCTAAACGAGTATGGCGAATTGGCGAAGCTTTTGGTGGGATTTCCAGTTTGGGATGTGAAAACTGAGTGTGAAAGGTGTGGAGAAGCAAGGTTTCTGCCATGCCCTAACTGCTATGGCAGCAGGAAGGTgtttgaagaagatgaaggagaATTGAGAAGATGCCCTGATTGCAATGAAAATGGCTTGATAAAGTGCCCAGATTGCTGCTTCTGAATGCAAATATTTTAGGTATTTACTCAATCATTTATTCCTACAATGATGAAATCAAAATGCTTCTTCTTTGCTGCTGCTTCGTACTTGTAGGATTTATTTGTTCATTTTCCATGAACAGTGTATAATCATTATCAAGgcaaaaaagaaaggaaaaaaaaaaaaaaaaaaaaaaaaaggaaagaaagaacaagATGATGATGTTTTCATGCGTTCTTCAACATATATTGAGTTATGTAGTTATAAAGCAGCACTATTCTGCGTTGGGATGGTGTTCTAAACATTTATATGCATTCTCAATGTTGTTTGGTATTAAAGATGTTCATATCTTACGACCTTACTTGAACGAGATTTGCTATATAAGTTGTACAATTGTGTCCTCAAGTTCTAAAGAGGTTTATATCTTGAAACTGTTTTCTCAAATAGTGTGAATTATTGATTATTGATGTTTGACATGTTTCTCTTTGGTCCCTCGTTAGGTTTTTTGGACGTCGGTGACTAAATCTCTTGTAATTATTCGTTAGATCTTATTCTTCTTGATTTGGGTCTTTTTCTCTAATGGGACTCCCTTTTGTGGATTTAACTTTTTGAATGCCCTTCTATTCTTTCATTCCTTTCCTAttgaaagtttgacttttcataaaagaaaacTACTGATTTTGTTTTGACATACCTTTTTTTTACATGCCATTTTATTAACACTTATATGAAGCATATTCTAGTTATGTCGCATCTTTGAGGACTAGAATGCAAAAGGCAGGAAATTATGGACGAATATCTTAGATAGGTGGCTACCATAGTTGTTTAATTCATGACTTGCATCTGGTTTATGACTTATCTTTTGACAAACTATTTTCATAGTTCTCTTAGAACTTAGGTTAGCTTCTCTCTCAAGTAAATTTCCAAACCTTCTCATCAAGGTCCTTGTAGTTTGCTTCATACATGCCTAAACATGCTTGAAGCGCTTTATTTTGGAGTTTTTCCACATTTGAATGTTCTTTTGGCTTTCAATTCAAATTTGATATGTAATCATCATTTGTTGAAAAAGTTGGGTTTCTTTTTTGTCTGCTTTTGTATTCATATCTTTTGGCTGAGCCTTTCATTTGGTGGTtcgttctttctttcttcttcttttagttcttttcttttatcttaGTGAAAGTTGGTCTCccattagaaaaagaaaaaaaggctaAACAGAGTCATGTGATAGACAGTTAAGCAGATTATTTCTACACTGTTCActaaaaacaattataagaaGAAAGCAACCATGCATTGATCAGTTTGATATTGAAGATATATATTCATCTTAGAATTTGTTTCTGAGATAGTAATCACATTAAATAAGTTGTTTAAGTTCCTGATGTTTTGAATGCTTTGACATTTTATCAACTCTTATATGAAGCACATTGGAAATTTCTCATCTTTAAAGAACTTGAATGCAACACCCAGGACAACTGTGAATGTCCTAGATAGGTTACAACTTACCTCCATAGTTTGATCCATGACTTCAAGGGTGTTTGGGAAGGGGTTTCTTTCTTTGGGGACATCCGATAAAATTGAAAGGATGGTCCCTACGCAAGGACGACACACACAAATCGAGGACGTTTGGGAAGCATCTTAAGAGGGGAGTTTAGACAATTTAGACTGAGCTTGGGAAGACTTTTAGAAACACTTATGGGAGAAGTACCAATTAAGAAACCAGAAAGTTCGGTAAGTGAAACTTGAAATgataggaaaaagaaagaaaaaaacatattttgtaGTATTTGGTTACTTAGTTTAAAGTGATTATGAAATGATTTAGATAAAATACTTGTCTAGTGCTCGTCTAAGGGTATTTCATTTAAAAACCTTACTTTCAAAGGTCATTCCAAGCATACTTTTAGTATTTTCTCTTGAAGTCTTTTTAGGTACCTTTGAGCTTTTTGAAATTACTTTATACTATTGATAGCTGAGTCCCTAAGCAAATAATGGAAAGTACTCACTCAAGTTgttttatgtattatatttaatGTATATTGGGTTTCTCTTTAATTAACAAAatcaaaatgataaaaaaaattcatagaaaatttataatttaacttcGATTTTACTAATACCCAAAaatataatccaaaattttgaaatgaaattctATTGGAGTACCTGTTCTTTCCTCCCTTCCTGATGCTTTGTTTGTAAGGGCAGGTTTAGATTGCAAATACTATGTCATGGGTATACATATTAAACATTTgctttgaatatttcatttaatcAATGAAATCATAGTTTTAATAgaatagatttatatattacaatttttttgataaaaattataatcaataaattaaatgtcgTTCAACTTAGTACTTTCTCTAGCTTTTAGCTATTTTTTTCTAGAGATAAATATTCAAGTGCTCGTATCTATAGATAAAGAATACGATGTACTTAATTATTgtctttttttcaaattttttttattgcaactaattttattttctagcCATTTGTAATATTTCCCATTTCATTAGTTGATTGTGAACCTTTTTTTGAACCTTAAACTCCAACGCAACAGTCTTTATTCTTTAGGATGAAAAATGGTTGTTTGTGAAAAAACTTCAgaggaaaaattaaaaactatcaTTTTTCCATATATTCTTTTAAcgttgaaattttatattatatttgaagagagagaagaaCGCAAGACTCTTTTGTATCGTAAAGTAAGAGTTAATGTCTTTAGTAATCGAAAACAA contains:
- the LOC120091929 gene encoding uncharacterized protein At3g28850: MGCSASRPITFPSTNPESSSSSSPPVSRAFSLPTPLIHHPPIRDGDTHHLVTLTSTTYGSLLLIDRPKTNPLKFSGDQNADHSHSPDTPDSDHALSPDSVINTWELMDGLDDAFDFTSDAIPNPDFAIEKTPFKFVGSGNFLDKSVDSAAPSSLVKPLWQHLSEEALLAKLDPNVVFSYRRALSSRQLGSNGYRKNVKSVGSSPICSSFSNNWFRLPGGEDKVVIYFTSLRGIRKTYEDCCSIRTIFRGFRVPVDERDISMDSSYRKELQSAIGGKTVSLPQVFIRGKYIGGAEEIKQLNEYGELAKLLVGFPVWDVKTECERCGEARFLPCPNCYGSRKVFEEDEGELRRCPDCNENGLIKCPDCCF